Proteins co-encoded in one Kribbella solani genomic window:
- a CDS encoding DUF3631 domain-containing protein gives MVLWIAATHGVPAWNCAPRLVIRAPEKRCGKSRLLDMADGMVHRPLMTTNASPSAVYRSIGLMPSDPPTLLIDEADTIFGPKAGDNESLRGLLNAGHQRGRPTLRYDAGTNNVEHIETFAMAALAGIGVMPDTIEDRAAVIRMRRRAAGEFVAPYRVRRDKPVLTDLRERLALWVSAHLEELADSEPAMPLEDRAADTWEPLIALADLAGGRWPQAAREAALTLLAELQDSSEVSQSVRLLSDCRTVFGEARALSSAVIVQRLRGDDELPWQEQPSPTGLTVRRLAVLLKEFDITPRNHRWQDGTQSKGYSRDDFTDAWARYCPETVPDDQPEGEIRPIRPNRPFPGHAGDGSTTRDGSNRPNNQTVPALTWEGTLGTDGTDHPPKPAQATCIRCRQPMSHDDGTNTHPACETA, from the coding sequence GTGGTGCTGTGGATCGCTGCGACGCATGGTGTTCCGGCATGGAACTGCGCGCCCCGGTTAGTGATCCGGGCACCGGAGAAGCGGTGCGGGAAATCGCGGCTGCTGGACATGGCAGACGGCATGGTGCACCGGCCGCTGATGACCACCAACGCATCCCCGTCAGCGGTCTACCGGTCGATCGGGCTGATGCCGTCCGATCCACCCACGCTGCTGATCGATGAGGCCGACACGATCTTTGGCCCCAAGGCAGGCGACAACGAATCCCTACGTGGCCTGCTGAACGCAGGTCACCAGCGCGGACGCCCGACCCTGCGCTACGACGCCGGAACCAACAACGTCGAGCACATCGAAACCTTCGCCATGGCTGCACTGGCCGGGATCGGGGTCATGCCTGACACCATCGAAGACCGCGCCGCCGTCATCCGGATGCGTCGCCGGGCGGCCGGTGAGTTCGTTGCCCCGTACCGGGTCCGGCGGGACAAGCCGGTGCTGACCGACCTGCGTGAACGGCTTGCTCTGTGGGTCTCTGCTCATCTGGAAGAGCTGGCCGACTCCGAACCGGCGATGCCGCTCGAAGACCGCGCGGCCGACACCTGGGAACCGCTGATCGCGCTGGCTGATCTGGCAGGCGGTCGCTGGCCACAGGCGGCCCGTGAAGCCGCGTTGACGCTGCTGGCTGAACTGCAGGACTCCAGTGAGGTTTCGCAGTCGGTGCGGCTGCTCAGCGACTGCCGGACCGTGTTCGGTGAGGCTCGCGCGCTGTCGTCGGCTGTCATCGTGCAGCGGCTGCGGGGCGACGATGAGTTGCCGTGGCAGGAGCAGCCCAGCCCGACCGGTCTGACGGTTCGGCGGCTTGCCGTTCTGCTGAAGGAATTCGACATCACCCCGAGGAACCACCGCTGGCAAGACGGCACCCAATCCAAGGGCTACAGCCGCGACGACTTCACCGACGCCTGGGCCCGCTACTGCCCCGAAACCGTCCCAGACGACCAGCCCGAGGGGGAGATCCGTCCCATCCGTCCCAACCGTCCCTTCCCAGGTCACGCCGGGGACGGATCGACCACCCGGGACGGATCAAACCGTCCCAACAACCAAACCGTCCCCGCTCTGACCTGGGAAGGGACGCTTGGGACGGATGGGACGGATCACCCACCCAAGCCCGCACAGGCCACCTGCATCCGATGCCGGCAACCCATGTCGCACGACGACGGAACAAACACTCACCCGGCATGTGAGACCGCATGA
- a CDS encoding bifunctional DNA primase/polymerase, whose translation MNDVLTAALAAAGRGWPVFMLGRSKRPVANCNDCRDQANDSAHDPAACGHLTCHGFYAATTDPDRVAAIVAAVPAGQLAVRTGAVARGGSGLVVVDVDPAHGGWPSLSELVAHQLVPRTLWVQTGSGGVHLYYRHPGQEVGSRPMPGRAGIDVKADGGYVVLPPSIHHRTRQPYQWGAGLGEPYEMPPALIHACLPPLPAEIPAHPAGPIRTTSKPGGGGISHPERLLDAHLDAVRNAGQGKRRTTLYGAARGVARMVAAGAIQRADAVAALTAVGQQADQTARDIQAAITGGFRDEGIAA comes from the coding sequence ATGAACGACGTACTCACCGCAGCTCTCGCAGCCGCCGGACGCGGCTGGCCAGTGTTCATGCTCGGACGTTCGAAGCGGCCCGTTGCCAACTGCAACGACTGCCGCGACCAGGCGAACGACTCTGCGCACGATCCGGCGGCCTGTGGGCACCTGACCTGCCACGGGTTCTACGCCGCTACCACCGACCCCGACCGTGTCGCCGCGATTGTGGCTGCTGTCCCGGCTGGGCAGCTCGCCGTCCGCACCGGCGCCGTGGCGCGTGGAGGGTCCGGGCTGGTGGTGGTCGACGTCGACCCCGCCCACGGCGGCTGGCCCAGCCTCTCCGAACTGGTGGCGCACCAGCTGGTGCCGCGCACCCTGTGGGTCCAGACCGGGTCGGGCGGGGTGCACCTGTACTACCGGCACCCCGGGCAGGAGGTCGGGTCGCGGCCGATGCCGGGTCGTGCCGGGATCGATGTGAAGGCCGATGGCGGGTACGTCGTGCTGCCGCCGTCGATCCACCACCGCACCCGCCAGCCCTACCAGTGGGGAGCAGGACTGGGCGAACCGTACGAGATGCCCCCCGCGCTGATCCACGCATGCCTGCCGCCCCTGCCGGCCGAAATACCCGCTCACCCGGCCGGGCCGATCCGGACTACCTCCAAGCCCGGAGGCGGGGGCATCTCCCACCCTGAACGGCTGCTAGACGCGCACCTGGACGCCGTCCGCAACGCAGGCCAGGGGAAGCGCCGAACCACCCTCTACGGCGCCGCACGAGGCGTTGCGCGGATGGTCGCCGCCGGTGCCATCCAGCGTGCCGACGCCGTCGCCGCACTGACCGCTGTGGGGCAGCAAGCCGACCAAACCGCCCGCGACATCCAAGCCGCAATCACCGGTGGCTTCCGTGACGAAGGGATCGCCGCATGA
- a CDS encoding RRQRL motif-containing zinc-binding protein, which yields MPAALQGLSVHPAKSCWIELWNGRQALGWDYYGTPVFRFRWAPAGLATRRQLRAMRMSPGGQEPYALLVWRNGKRWAWLYRLDLARPSRTPTPAVLNALDKAMAARRTCGQCRTEQDYCIPTSDGRCNDCIDATTHGLAA from the coding sequence ATGCCCGCCGCACTGCAAGGCCTCAGCGTTCACCCCGCCAAGTCGTGCTGGATCGAGCTGTGGAACGGCCGGCAGGCACTGGGCTGGGACTACTACGGGACGCCGGTGTTCCGGTTCCGATGGGCGCCCGCAGGGCTGGCCACCCGCCGACAGCTCCGCGCGATGCGCATGTCGCCGGGCGGTCAGGAACCGTACGCGCTGCTGGTCTGGCGGAACGGGAAGCGGTGGGCCTGGCTGTACCGACTCGACCTCGCCCGCCCGTCGCGCACACCGACTCCCGCTGTGCTGAACGCACTGGACAAGGCCATGGCAGCTCGCCGGACCTGCGGACAGTGCCGCACCGAGCAGGACTACTGCATCCCCACCTCAGACGGCCGCTGCAACGACTGCATCGACGCCACCACCCACGGCCTAGCCGCCTAG